Proteins encoded together in one Congzhengia minquanensis window:
- a CDS encoding M23 family metallopeptidase, with amino-acid sequence MIQNTERAQTTKVIQVPKKYYSANEPMGAKDKNGTNHTEIQKRNWIFNRKKLKIFAGTTAAIAGTAVACAVVASSFSLGYTVKVDNTVVGTVAAKSEFYEVLDEVKTEVKDIADVEFEPSGKESFQVELIKKDSFTEKEELAENLKSTSEEMTEGFSITYDGVYFAALPTQEDAERLLEQYLAGFTAGNENVTAEFAQEVKITPTHVVKDTVKTADSVYAELLAGKFVSYEVQDGESLEDIAANFDTTAESILADNQLADQTSLAGQTLKIYTGEPVLSVKTVEHVNGEFEIPFATISNEDDTLYQGKTEVDTEGVNGLKFVDSYITKIDGVTVEETVLKNDILKEPVTQVERVGTKELPPSVGTGEFAVPTSGTLTSPFGARWGRMHAGIDLGASTGTPIYASDNGIVTEAQFKNNGYGNFISIDHGNGFVTYYAHCSEILVSPGDVVAKGDLIARVGSTGRSTGPHLHFEVRADGEAQDPMNYIK; translated from the coding sequence ATGATTCAGAATACTGAACGGGCACAGACCACAAAGGTCATACAGGTGCCGAAAAAGTATTACAGCGCAAACGAACCAATGGGCGCGAAGGACAAAAATGGAACAAACCATACAGAAATTCAAAAAAGAAATTGGATTTTTAACAGAAAGAAGCTAAAAATTTTTGCCGGAACAACTGCGGCAATTGCAGGCACAGCAGTAGCCTGTGCGGTAGTTGCTTCCTCCTTTTCACTGGGCTATACGGTAAAGGTGGACAACACAGTAGTGGGAACAGTGGCGGCGAAAAGCGAGTTTTACGAAGTGCTGGACGAAGTGAAAACCGAGGTGAAAGACATTGCCGACGTGGAGTTTGAGCCCAGCGGAAAAGAGAGCTTTCAGGTGGAACTGATTAAAAAGGACAGCTTTACGGAAAAGGAAGAGCTTGCGGAGAATTTAAAATCCACCTCTGAGGAAATGACAGAAGGTTTTAGCATCACATATGACGGTGTATATTTCGCGGCGCTGCCCACTCAGGAGGATGCGGAGCGTTTGCTCGAACAGTATTTGGCGGGCTTTACCGCAGGCAACGAAAACGTTACGGCAGAATTTGCACAAGAGGTGAAAATAACGCCCACACATGTGGTGAAAGATACGGTTAAAACGGCAGACAGCGTGTATGCAGAGCTTTTGGCGGGCAAATTTGTGTCCTATGAGGTGCAGGATGGTGAAAGCTTAGAAGACATTGCGGCAAATTTTGATACCACAGCTGAGAGCATTTTAGCGGACAACCAGCTTGCAGACCAAACAAGCCTTGCGGGCCAGACGCTGAAAATTTATACCGGCGAGCCAGTTTTGTCGGTTAAAACCGTAGAACATGTTAACGGGGAGTTTGAAATTCCGTTTGCAACCATATCAAATGAAGACGACACCCTCTATCAGGGCAAAACGGAAGTTGACACCGAGGGTGTAAATGGGTTAAAATTTGTTGATTCTTATATTACGAAAATTGACGGAGTTACCGTTGAAGAAACCGTATTGAAAAACGACATTTTAAAAGAGCCTGTAACACAGGTAGAGCGGGTGGGAACGAAAGAGCTTCCGCCGTCTGTAGGAACGGGAGAATTTGCAGTGCCAACCAGCGGAACGCTGACCTCGCCCTTTGGTGCAAGATGGGGCAGAATGCATGCCGGCATTGATTTGGGCGCTTCTACCGGCACGCCGATTTATGCGTCGGACAACGGCATTGTGACGGAGGCGCAGTTTAAAAATAACGGATATGGAAACTTTATCTCCATTGACCACGGGAATGGATTTGTGACATATTACGCCCACTGCTCTGAGATTTTAGTATCCCCCGGCGACGTGGTGGCAAAGGGCGATTTAATTGCAAGAGTCGGCAGCACGGGCAGAAGCACCGGGCCGCACCTGCACTTTGAAGTCCGGGCAGACGGCGAAGCGCAGGATCCCATGAATTATATAAAGTAA
- the glgB gene encoding 1,4-alpha-glucan branching protein GlgB, producing the protein MNNSDNSLAEYLFHEGTNFCSYDYLGAHFVSDTMCAFRVWAPAASAVFITGDFCGWAEDKYEAHRITQGGIFECIIDGIQEFDCYKFIIKTQNGDTLYKADPYAVHSETRPGTASKVYDLSGYCWKDLKWMNSRRGSLFDKPVNIYELHFGSWKRYQDGSVFSYDKMADEIIPYVKDMGFTHIELMPISEYPYDKSWGYQVTGYFAPTSRYGTPKDFMAFVDKCHQAGIGVILDWVPAHFPKDAHGLSDFDGTSCYEYEDPKKREHPDWGTRIFDYGKNEVRCFLISNACYWFEKYHVDGLRVDAVASMLYLDYGKKQGEWTPNKFGGNGNLEAKEFLQKLNSRVFEAFGNVMMIAEESTSWPLITYPVDVGGLGFNFKWNMGWMNDSLLYMEQDPFFRKGVHNKLTFSMTYAFSENFILPLSHDEVVHGKKSLLSKMPGEDDAKFANLRAYLGYMYAHPGKKLLFMGAEFGQFIEWNEEQELDWNLLAYKTHKQQQEYTKALCRFYLETPALWELDVTWEGFEWADVDDAINNVLAFFRRDKEGNMVLAASNFSSVHYTDYKIGVPSRGNYTEVFTSDAAAFGGSGIQNGKVTAKSGEMHGQKYFISLNLAPFSTIYLFKKKPVNRKAKPVSKDLASASEKSLKEPAKKTKQKRKTKQK; encoded by the coding sequence ATGAACAACAGCGACAACAGCCTGGCAGAATATCTATTTCACGAAGGGACCAATTTTTGTTCCTATGACTATTTGGGCGCACATTTTGTCAGCGATACCATGTGTGCATTCCGTGTCTGGGCTCCTGCCGCAAGCGCGGTTTTCATAACAGGCGACTTCTGCGGCTGGGCGGAAGACAAATATGAAGCCCACAGAATTACCCAGGGCGGCATTTTTGAATGTATCATCGACGGAATTCAAGAATTTGATTGCTATAAATTTATTATAAAAACACAAAACGGCGACACGCTTTATAAAGCCGACCCCTATGCCGTTCACAGCGAAACCCGTCCGGGCACAGCCTCAAAGGTATATGACCTGTCCGGCTATTGCTGGAAAGACTTAAAATGGATGAACAGCCGCAGGGGCAGCCTGTTTGACAAGCCTGTGAACATCTACGAACTGCATTTTGGTTCGTGGAAACGGTATCAAGACGGCAGCGTTTTCAGCTACGACAAAATGGCGGACGAAATCATTCCCTATGTAAAAGACATGGGGTTTACCCACATAGAGCTGATGCCCATCAGCGAATATCCTTACGATAAATCCTGGGGCTATCAGGTAACGGGTTACTTCGCCCCCACCTCCCGGTATGGAACGCCAAAAGATTTTATGGCGTTTGTGGACAAATGCCACCAGGCAGGCATCGGCGTTATTTTAGACTGGGTCCCTGCTCATTTTCCGAAAGACGCCCATGGTCTCAGCGATTTTGACGGCACCAGCTGCTATGAATATGAAGATCCTAAAAAGCGGGAACACCCTGACTGGGGCACCCGGATTTTCGATTATGGGAAAAATGAAGTTCGGTGCTTTTTAATTTCCAACGCCTGCTACTGGTTTGAAAAATATCATGTTGACGGACTGCGGGTAGACGCAGTTGCCTCCATGCTCTATCTGGACTATGGCAAAAAGCAGGGGGAATGGACGCCCAACAAGTTCGGAGGCAACGGCAATTTAGAGGCAAAGGAATTTCTGCAAAAATTAAATTCCCGTGTTTTTGAGGCGTTTGGGAACGTGATGATGATTGCAGAGGAGTCTACCTCGTGGCCGCTGATTACCTATCCGGTTGATGTGGGCGGCTTAGGCTTTAACTTTAAGTGGAACATGGGCTGGATGAACGACTCGCTTCTTTACATGGAGCAGGACCCGTTCTTCCGCAAAGGCGTACACAACAAGCTCACCTTTTCTATGACATATGCATTTTCCGAAAACTTTATTCTTCCCCTTTCTCACGACGAGGTGGTCCACGGCAAAAAATCGCTGCTTTCAAAAATGCCCGGGGAGGATGACGCAAAGTTTGCAAATCTTAGGGCCTATCTTGGCTATATGTATGCACACCCCGGCAAAAAACTGTTGTTTATGGGTGCGGAGTTCGGCCAGTTCATTGAATGGAACGAAGAACAGGAGTTAGATTGGAACCTGCTTGCCTATAAAACCCACAAACAGCAGCAAGAATATACAAAAGCGTTGTGCCGGTTTTATTTAGAAACCCCGGCGCTGTGGGAATTAGATGTTACCTGGGAAGGTTTTGAATGGGCCGACGTTGACGACGCGATTAACAACGTCCTTGCCTTTTTCCGGCGGGATAAGGAGGGCAATATGGTTTTGGCTGCTTCAAATTTTTCGTCTGTTCATTACACTGACTATAAAATCGGCGTTCCCAGCCGCGGCAATTACACCGAGGTGTTTACAAGCGACGCAGCTGCGTTTGGCGGCAGCGGAATTCAAAATGGAAAGGTTACGGCGAAAAGCGGCGAAATGCACGGGCAAAAATATTTTATTTCACTAAACCTTGCGCCCTTCTCCACCATTTACCTGTTCAAGAAAAAACCGGTTAATCGGAAAGCAAAGCCGGTTTCAAAGGACTTAGCAAGCGCTTCTGAAAAAAGCTTGAAAGAGCCCGCAAAAAAAACCAAACAAAAAAGAAAGACCAAACAGAAATAA
- a CDS encoding glycoside hydrolase family 13 protein — MERIIYNSKNKIYKNPFGALPTEESCTFSIDILKSEEPLEVFFSYRKDAAADPCYVNMDYVCETGDYLRFSCRLSFSASGLYFYRFEFSYPGGKRFCGKKDGTAFIEDWLDEWQLTVYDKGFQTPEWAKGAVMYQIFPDRFCRSDNYMPQTAKNERKIHESWFEVPDFIYDNPEYKGNDFFCGNLKGIAERIDYIKSLGVDVIYLNPIFESPENHRYSTADYTKVDPYLGTNEDFKELCSRFREAGIRVILDGVFSHTGADSIYFNKFGHYDSIGAWQGSASPYYNWYQFNDSEIGYDCWWGFETLPNVNETEPDFLNFITGEEGVLSYWQDLGASGWRLDVADELPDGFLDALRNRVKQTDPDALIIGEVWEDATNKFAYGVRRRYLLGNQLDSVMNYPWRNAVIDYVKTGGAKLFCSRITEIMENYPAPVLNCLMNILSTHDTERIINVLGVTHNVAHSEAAEYHLTEEEYNRGKAGFMAAAFLQFALPGIPSIYYGDEAGLTGFRDPYCRMGFPYGREDFELIDFFQGLGKLRKQYREDFSMPAECFAAGEHTVIFTRGALLFAINMGSYEEIVKLSSDFVTIYGGEHINFQNNMLALPEHTFVALKKEGQNMVENKEK; from the coding sequence TTGGAACGAATTATTTACAATTCAAAAAATAAAATTTATAAAAATCCTTTCGGCGCTTTGCCCACAGAAGAAAGCTGCACCTTTTCCATCGACATTTTAAAAAGCGAGGAACCGCTGGAGGTGTTTTTTTCGTACCGGAAAGACGCGGCTGCAGATCCCTGCTATGTAAACATGGACTATGTTTGCGAAACGGGTGACTATCTGCGTTTTTCATGCCGGCTTTCATTTTCAGCAAGCGGTCTTTATTTTTACCGGTTTGAGTTTTCTTATCCGGGCGGAAAACGGTTTTGCGGAAAAAAAGACGGCACCGCTTTCATAGAAGATTGGCTGGATGAATGGCAGCTGACGGTTTATGACAAAGGCTTTCAAACGCCGGAGTGGGCAAAGGGGGCAGTGATGTATCAAATCTTTCCGGACAGATTTTGCCGCAGTGATAATTATATGCCGCAGACCGCAAAAAATGAACGGAAAATTCATGAATCCTGGTTTGAAGTGCCGGATTTTATTTATGACAATCCGGAATATAAAGGAAACGATTTTTTTTGCGGCAATTTAAAAGGGATTGCGGAACGGATCGATTATATCAAATCCTTAGGCGTTGACGTGATTTACTTAAATCCCATTTTTGAAAGCCCCGAAAATCACCGTTACAGCACGGCAGACTACACGAAGGTTGACCCCTATCTTGGAACAAATGAAGATTTTAAAGAGCTATGCTCCCGTTTCCGGGAGGCTGGAATCCGCGTGATTTTAGACGGGGTGTTCAGCCACACCGGTGCAGACAGCATTTATTTTAACAAATTTGGCCATTACGATTCGATCGGCGCGTGGCAGGGAAGCGCATCTCCCTATTACAATTGGTATCAGTTCAACGACTCTGAAATTGGTTATGACTGCTGGTGGGGATTTGAAACCCTGCCCAACGTCAACGAAACCGAACCGGACTTTTTAAACTTCATCACCGGAGAAGAGGGGGTGCTTTCCTACTGGCAGGACCTGGGCGCTTCCGGCTGGCGGCTAGACGTGGCGGACGAACTGCCGGACGGATTTTTAGACGCTTTAAGAAACCGTGTGAAACAAACCGATCCCGACGCACTGATTATCGGCGAGGTGTGGGAGGATGCAACCAACAAGTTTGCGTATGGTGTACGCCGGCGGTATCTTTTGGGAAACCAGCTGGACAGCGTGATGAACTATCCCTGGCGAAACGCCGTTATCGACTATGTAAAGACCGGCGGCGCAAAACTGTTTTGCAGCCGGATTACAGAAATTATGGAAAATTACCCCGCGCCGGTGCTAAACTGTTTGATGAACATTTTATCTACCCACGACACAGAGCGGATTATCAACGTGCTTGGCGTTACCCACAACGTGGCTCACAGCGAGGCCGCGGAGTATCATTTAACGGAAGAAGAATATAACCGGGGAAAGGCGGGCTTCATGGCGGCGGCATTTTTGCAGTTTGCTCTGCCGGGAATTCCCAGCATTTATTATGGTGACGAGGCAGGGCTTACCGGTTTTCGGGACCCATATTGCAGAATGGGCTTTCCTTACGGCCGCGAGGATTTTGAGCTGATTGATTTTTTTCAAGGCCTGGGAAAGTTAAGAAAACAATACCGGGAGGATTTTTCTATGCCCGCAGAATGTTTTGCTGCCGGGGAACACACGGTAATTTTCACCCGTGGCGCCTTGCTGTTTGCGATAAATATGGGTTCTTATGAAGAAATTGTGAAATTAAGCTCGGATTTTGTAACAATTTATGGGGGAGAACACATCAATTTCCAAAATAACATGCTTGCCCTGCCGGAACACACCTTTGTAGCTTTGAAAAAAGAGGGGCAAAATATGGTTGAGAATAAAGAAAAATAG
- a CDS encoding glucose-1-phosphate adenylyltransferase has protein sequence MAIKKEMIAMLLAGGQGSRLFVLTNNRAKPAVPFGGKYRIIDFTLSNCSNSGIDTVGVLTQYKPMELNAYIGTGQPWDLDRMNGGIQVLPPYVTGDDGQWYKGTANAIYQNMQFIEQYSPSYVLVLSGDHVYKMDYAKMLAFHKERQADATIAVMDVPIDEASAYGIMNTKDDLSIYEFEEKPKQPKSTKASMGVYIFTWEKLKKYLIEDEHSEGSANDFGKNIIPAMLRCGERMFAYPFDGYWKDVGTINNLWEANMDLLNPTISLNLSDPLWRIYCRHSMTTPQYVGSHAVLKNSMITEGCEVDAIVNNSILFSDVTAEEDAQVCYSVVMRSAKIGRGAKVRYAIVADNAVIEDGAVVGAPPEDYPDRDNWGIAVVGQGAVVRSGEVVLPKQMLMPGQGK, from the coding sequence ATGGCAATAAAAAAAGAAATGATCGCAATGTTGCTGGCCGGCGGACAGGGGAGCAGGCTCTTTGTTTTAACAAACAACAGGGCCAAGCCGGCAGTGCCCTTTGGCGGCAAATACAGGATAATTGATTTTACGCTGTCGAATTGCTCTAATTCCGGCATTGACACGGTGGGTGTTTTAACGCAGTATAAACCAATGGAGCTAAATGCCTATATCGGCACTGGCCAGCCCTGGGATTTAGACCGCATGAACGGCGGAATTCAGGTGCTGCCCCCCTATGTGACGGGGGACGACGGGCAGTGGTATAAAGGCACGGCAAATGCCATTTATCAGAACATGCAGTTTATTGAGCAATATTCCCCGTCCTATGTGCTGGTTTTATCCGGCGACCACGTTTATAAAATGGACTATGCAAAAATGCTTGCGTTCCACAAAGAGCGGCAGGCCGACGCCACCATCGCCGTGATGGACGTTCCCATTGATGAAGCTTCGGCATATGGCATTATGAACACGAAAGACGACCTCTCCATTTATGAATTTGAAGAAAAGCCCAAACAGCCGAAGTCCACCAAGGCTTCCATGGGCGTTTATATCTTCACCTGGGAAAAATTGAAAAAATATTTGATCGAGGACGAACACAGTGAAGGCTCTGCAAATGACTTTGGCAAAAACATCATTCCCGCCATGCTTCGCTGCGGCGAGCGCATGTTTGCCTATCCCTTTGACGGCTACTGGAAAGACGTGGGAACCATTAACAACTTATGGGAAGCAAATATGGATTTATTAAACCCCACCATCTCTTTAAACTTAAGCGACCCCCTGTGGAGAATTTACTGCCGCCATTCCATGACCACGCCGCAGTATGTGGGTTCTCACGCGGTTTTAAAAAATTCCATGATCACAGAAGGCTGTGAGGTAGACGCCATTGTGAACAACTCCATTCTGTTTTCTGACGTAACCGCAGAAGAAGATGCTCAGGTTTGCTATTCGGTTGTAATGCGCAGCGCCAAAATCGGCAGGGGTGCTAAGGTGCGCTATGCCATTGTGGCAGACAACGCAGTAATTGAAGACGGCGCCGTTGTCGGCGCTCCGCCGGAAGACTATCCAGACAGGGACAACTGGGGCATTGCCGTTGTCGGCCAGGGCGCAGTGGTGCGTTCCGGCGAGGTCGTGCTTCCGAAACAAATGTTAATGCCCGGCCAGGGGAAATGA
- the glgD gene encoding glucose-1-phosphate adenylyltransferase subunit GlgD, producing the protein MNAFCILFTDTYDNSDSKINELSNARTLASIPFGGRYRLIDFMLSSLVGARVGDIGIITKSKYGSLMDHVGWGKDWDLNRKNGGLKILTPFANDSIQYSDNQFDILRSVHGYIDNMLEEYCIIADSNMVINLDFNKVFEAHQKNGADLTVLCQQAVPKSNDMELRLEESGKISDVLVHTASGSNEKTVALNIFLLKKSLLRELIDWGVTYGWKAFGKDVITKKLNELNIFGYQHTGYCKLIDSLEVYLSSNLEMLNSSIRHEIFNSDQPILTRIKDTVPTKYGDNANVKNSYIADGCVIDGEVENSIIFRNVRIEKGARIHNSVVMQNTIVEENSSLNSVISDKNVRITANKTLSGCDTLPVVIHKGKIV; encoded by the coding sequence ATGAATGCATTTTGTATATTATTCACTGATACGTATGATAACAGCGACAGCAAAATTAATGAGCTGTCAAATGCAAGAACGCTTGCATCGATCCCGTTTGGCGGAAGATACCGTTTAATCGACTTTATGCTCTCGTCGTTGGTGGGCGCCCGGGTGGGAGATATCGGGATTATCACAAAAAGCAAGTACGGCTCCCTGATGGATCACGTAGGCTGGGGAAAAGACTGGGATTTGAACCGCAAAAACGGCGGGCTTAAAATCCTCACTCCCTTTGCAAACGACTCCATTCAATACAGCGACAACCAGTTTGATATTTTAAGAAGCGTCCACGGCTATATAGACAACATGCTGGAGGAATACTGCATCATTGCGGACTCTAACATGGTAATCAACTTAGATTTTAACAAGGTGTTTGAAGCCCATCAAAAAAACGGCGCGGATTTAACTGTGCTGTGCCAACAGGCTGTGCCGAAGTCCAATGACATGGAGCTGCGGTTAGAAGAAAGCGGAAAAATAAGCGACGTTTTGGTTCACACCGCCAGCGGTTCCAATGAAAAGACGGTTGCTTTAAATATATTTTTATTAAAAAAATCGCTCCTGCGGGAGTTGATCGACTGGGGCGTAACCTATGGCTGGAAAGCGTTTGGCAAAGATGTTATTACGAAAAAATTAAACGAGCTGAACATATTTGGCTATCAGCACACGGGCTACTGCAAATTGATTGACAGCTTAGAGGTATATCTGTCCTCTAATTTAGAAATGCTAAATAGTAGCATAAGACACGAAATTTTTAACAGCGACCAGCCGATTTTAACACGGATTAAAGATACAGTTCCCACAAAATACGGCGACAACGCCAATGTGAAAAACAGTTATATTGCCGACGGGTGCGTAATCGACGGCGAGGTGGAGAACAGCATTATTTTTAGAAACGTTCGGATTGAAAAGGGCGCGCGCATTCATAACTCCGTGGTCATGCAAAACACCATTGTTGAAGAAAATTCATCTCTAAACAGCGTTATATCGGATAAAAACGTGCGGATTACCGCCAACAAAACCTTGTCCGGCTGCGACACGCTGCCGGTGGTAATTCACAAAGGTAAAATTGTTTAA